From one Streptomyces sp. SCSIO 30461 genomic stretch:
- the glp gene encoding gephyrin-like molybdotransferase Glp: MDEHLKDILATIRPLDPIELQLLDAQGCVLVDDITVPVDLPPFDNSSMDGYAVRVADIAGAGEDFPAVLTVIGDVAAGSDGLSGGGEVGPGQAARIMTGAPLPPGAETVVPVEWTDGGTGEGAATAMRPAGHAPEGAGGEVRIHRSVGPRAHVRARGSDVRSGALALPAGTVLGPPQIGLLAAIGRGAVRVRPRPRVVVLSTGSELVQPGEELAEAKVYDSNSFALTAAARDAGAIAYRVGAVTDDADELRATIEDQLVRADLMVTTGGVSVGAYDVVKEALSTLGDATPGRTADADGPADADEHGTDHRHTGVSFRRLAMQPGKPQGFGSIGPDRTPLLALPGNPVSSYVSFELFVRPAIRTLMGLDDIHRPRVRAELRADKALSSPAGKRQFLRGAYDAEKGTVTPVGGSGSHLVAALAQADSLIVVPEAVTSVEPGTETEVVLLG; this comes from the coding sequence GTGGACGAGCACCTGAAGGACATCCTCGCCACGATCCGCCCGCTCGATCCCATCGAGTTGCAACTGCTCGATGCCCAGGGCTGCGTCCTGGTCGATGACATCACCGTGCCCGTCGATCTGCCGCCCTTCGACAACAGCTCGATGGACGGATACGCGGTGCGGGTGGCCGATATCGCGGGTGCCGGCGAGGATTTCCCCGCCGTCCTCACGGTCATCGGCGATGTCGCGGCGGGCAGCGACGGGCTCAGCGGCGGTGGCGAAGTGGGGCCTGGGCAGGCCGCCCGCATCATGACCGGTGCGCCACTCCCGCCCGGTGCCGAGACCGTCGTACCGGTCGAGTGGACCGACGGAGGCACCGGCGAAGGAGCCGCCACCGCCATGCGCCCGGCCGGGCACGCTCCGGAAGGCGCCGGTGGCGAGGTCAGGATCCACCGGTCGGTCGGCCCCAGGGCGCATGTCCGGGCCCGCGGCAGCGATGTGCGATCCGGTGCCCTCGCCCTGCCGGCAGGCACGGTGCTCGGCCCTCCGCAGATCGGTCTGCTCGCCGCGATCGGCCGAGGCGCCGTCCGGGTGCGCCCGCGGCCACGTGTGGTCGTGCTCTCCACCGGCAGTGAGCTGGTGCAGCCGGGGGAGGAGCTGGCCGAAGCCAAGGTCTACGACTCGAACAGCTTTGCGCTCACCGCGGCGGCCAGGGATGCGGGTGCCATCGCCTATCGCGTCGGAGCGGTGACCGACGACGCGGACGAATTGCGCGCCACCATCGAGGACCAACTGGTCCGCGCTGATCTGATGGTCACCACGGGCGGGGTCAGTGTCGGCGCGTATGACGTCGTCAAGGAGGCGCTGTCGACGCTCGGCGACGCGACGCCCGGCCGGACCGCCGACGCGGACGGGCCGGCCGACGCGGATGAGCACGGTACGGACCATCGGCACACGGGAGTGAGTTTCCGCAGGCTCGCCATGCAGCCCGGTAAACCGCAGGGCTTCGGTTCGATCGGCCCCGACCGCACCCCACTGCTGGCGCTGCCGGGCAATCCGGTGTCGTCGTATGTGTCCTTCGAACTGTTCGTACGCCCGGCCATTCGCACCCTGATGGGCCTGGACGACATCCACCGCCCGCGGGTGCGGGCCGAGCTGCGCGCGGACAAGGCACTGTCCTCCCCCGCCGGCAAGCGCCAGTTCCTGCGGGGCGCCTACGATGCGGAGAAGGGCACCGTCACCCCGGTCGGCGGCAGCGGATCCCATCTGGTCGCGGCCCTCGCTCAGGCCGACTCGCTCATCGTGGTCCCCGAGGCCGTCACCTCCGTCGAGCCGGGCACGGAGACGGAGGTAGTGCTGCTCGGCTGA
- the moaC gene encoding cyclic pyranopterin monophosphate synthase MoaC — translation MSAQQGLTHIDEAGAARMVDVSEKAVTARTARASGRVLVAPHVVELLRGEGVPKGDALATARIAGIMGAKRTPELIPLCHPLALSGVKLDLSVADDAVEIRVTVKTTDRTGVEMEALTAVSVAALTVVDMVKAVDKAAVITDVRVEEKTGGKSGDWSRPEAAEEDGR, via the coding sequence ATGAGCGCGCAGCAAGGACTCACCCACATCGACGAGGCGGGGGCGGCCCGCATGGTCGACGTCTCCGAGAAGGCCGTCACCGCGCGCACCGCTCGCGCAAGCGGCCGGGTCCTCGTGGCGCCGCACGTCGTGGAGCTGCTGCGCGGTGAGGGCGTACCCAAGGGCGACGCCCTGGCCACCGCCCGAATCGCGGGCATCATGGGAGCCAAGCGCACCCCCGAGCTGATTCCGCTGTGCCATCCGCTGGCGCTCTCCGGCGTGAAGCTGGACCTTTCGGTGGCCGATGATGCCGTGGAGATCCGGGTGACCGTGAAGACGACGGACCGGACGGGTGTCGAGATGGAGGCCCTGACCGCGGTCTCGGTGGCGGCGCTGACCGTGGTGGACATGGTGAAGGCCGTGGACAAGGCGGCCGTCATCACCGATGTCAGGGTCGAGGAGAAGACGGGAGGCAAGTCGGGCGACTGGTCGCGCCCGGAGGCCGCTGAGGAGGACGGGCGGTGA
- a CDS encoding GNAT family protein, whose translation MVLTDGDVTLRPIKLRDQRAWREVNQRNRDWLRPWEATIPPPAPGAPMAQRPTYRQMVRHLRSEAHSGRMLPFVVEYRGRLVGQLTVAGITWGSMCSGHVGYWVDRDVAGRGVMPTAVALAVDHCFRGIGLHRIEVCIRPENVPSRRVVEKLGFREEGLRPRYLHIDGAWRDHLVFALTAEEVPEGLLRRWHRGRMSHREK comes from the coding sequence GTGGTCCTGACGGACGGTGATGTCACCCTCCGCCCGATAAAGCTGCGCGACCAACGGGCCTGGCGCGAGGTGAACCAGCGCAACAGGGACTGGCTGCGCCCCTGGGAGGCGACGATCCCGCCCCCCGCGCCAGGCGCGCCGATGGCACAGCGCCCCACCTACCGACAGATGGTCCGTCATCTGCGGTCCGAGGCCCACTCCGGCCGGATGCTGCCCTTCGTGGTCGAGTACCGGGGTCGGCTGGTCGGGCAGCTGACGGTGGCCGGGATCACCTGGGGCTCGATGTGCTCGGGGCATGTCGGCTACTGGGTGGACCGCGACGTCGCCGGCCGGGGGGTGATGCCGACGGCCGTGGCGCTCGCTGTCGACCACTGCTTCCGCGGCATCGGGCTGCACCGTATCGAGGTCTGTATTCGGCCCGAGAACGTGCCGAGCCGCAGGGTCGTGGAGAAACTCGGATTCCGCGAAGAGGGACTGCGGCCCCGCTATCTGCATATCGACGGCGCGTGGCGGGACCATCTGGTCTTCGCCCTCACGGCCGAGGAGGTGCCGGAGGGGCTGCTGCGCCGCTGGCACCGGGGACGTATGAGTCACCGCGAGAAATAA
- a CDS encoding MogA/MoaB family molybdenum cofactor biosynthesis protein — translation MSADPRPGRRALVVTASNRASAGVYEDRGGPLLAEGLAAMGFAVDGPTVVPDGDPVEAALREGVAAAYDVILTTGGTGVSPTDRTPDATRRVLDYEIPGIPEAIRAQGLAKVPTAALSRGIAGVAGGRTLIVNLPGSTGGVRDGLDVLARILPHAVDQIHGGDHARTSGRSGSSL, via the coding sequence GTGAGCGCCGATCCCCGCCCCGGCAGGCGCGCACTGGTCGTGACAGCGTCGAACCGCGCCTCCGCCGGTGTGTACGAGGACAGGGGTGGTCCGCTGCTCGCCGAGGGCCTCGCTGCGATGGGCTTCGCGGTCGACGGCCCCACGGTCGTCCCCGACGGCGACCCGGTCGAGGCGGCCCTGCGCGAAGGTGTCGCGGCGGCGTACGACGTCATCCTCACCACCGGCGGCACGGGCGTCTCCCCCACCGACCGAACCCCCGACGCCACCCGCCGGGTGCTCGACTACGAGATCCCCGGCATCCCCGAGGCGATCCGCGCCCAGGGACTGGCCAAGGTCCCCACGGCGGCGCTCTCCCGCGGCATCGCCGGTGTCGCGGGCGGCAGGACCCTGATCGTCAATCTGCCGGGCTCGACGGGCGGAGTACGGGACGGGCTCGACGTCCTCGCCCGGATCCTGCCGCACGCCGTGGACCAGATCCACGGCGGTGACCACGCGAGAACCTCGGGCCGTTCCGGGAGCTCGCTCTGA
- the galU gene encoding UTP--glucose-1-phosphate uridylyltransferase GalU has protein sequence MTESHRNSSRISKAVIPAAGLGTRFLPATKATPKEMLPVVDKPAIQYVVEEAVEAGLSDILMVTGRNKRPLEDHFDRNYELEEALRRKGDAQRLGRVQESSDLATMHYVRQGDPRGLGHAVLCAAPHVGDQPFAVLLGDDLIDPRDPLLSHMVEVQEREGGSVIALMEVEPSQIGLYGCAAIESTGDDDVVRVTGLVEKPDPAEAPSNYAIIGRYVLDPAIFEILRQTKPGRGGEIQLTDALQKLAFDEKLGGPVHGVVFRGRRYDTGDRGDYLRAIVRLACEREDLGPDFRAWLRRYVTEEM, from the coding sequence ATGACTGAGTCGCACAGGAACAGCTCCAGGATCAGCAAGGCTGTCATCCCCGCGGCAGGCCTGGGGACACGGTTCCTGCCCGCGACAAAGGCCACTCCCAAGGAGATGCTGCCGGTAGTCGACAAGCCCGCCATCCAGTACGTCGTCGAGGAGGCGGTGGAGGCCGGCCTCTCGGACATCCTCATGGTCACCGGCCGAAACAAGCGGCCCCTTGAGGACCACTTCGACCGCAACTACGAGCTGGAGGAGGCGCTGCGCCGCAAGGGCGACGCCCAGCGTCTCGGCAGGGTGCAGGAGTCCAGCGACCTCGCCACCATGCACTATGTGCGCCAAGGCGACCCCAGGGGCCTCGGCCACGCCGTGCTGTGTGCGGCGCCGCACGTGGGGGACCAGCCCTTCGCCGTGCTCCTGGGCGACGACCTGATCGACCCGCGCGACCCGCTGCTGTCCCACATGGTGGAAGTCCAGGAGCGCGAGGGCGGCAGTGTCATCGCCCTCATGGAGGTCGAGCCGTCCCAGATCGGGCTCTACGGCTGCGCCGCCATCGAGTCCACCGGAGACGACGACGTGGTCCGGGTGACCGGACTGGTGGAGAAGCCCGACCCGGCCGAGGCGCCGAGCAACTACGCGATCATCGGCCGCTATGTGCTCGACCCCGCCATCTTCGAGATACTCCGGCAGACCAAGCCGGGTCGCGGCGGCGAGATCCAGCTGACCGACGCACTCCAGAAGCTCGCTTTCGACGAGAAGCTCGGCGGTCCTGTGCACGGTGTCGTCTTCAGGGGCCGCCGCTACGACACCGGAGACCGTGGCGACTACCTGCGTGCCATTGTCAGACTCGCGTGCGAACGTGAGGACCTGGGACCGGACTTCCGGGCCTGGCTTCGCCGTTACGTCACCGAGGAGATGTAG